The Methanofollis sp. genome window below encodes:
- a CDS encoding DUF1059 domain-containing protein — protein MKCPFEASEANEFDLEKKIADHAREAHDRAHLSADEWTKIKKVIH, from the coding sequence CTGAAATGCCCCTTCGAGGCGTCCGAAGCGAACGAGTTCGACCTGGAAAAGAAGATCGCCGACCACGCACGGGAGGCACACGACAGAGCGCACCTCTCCGCGGATGAGTGGACGAAGATCAAGAAGGTCATCCACTGA